In Arachis hypogaea cultivar Tifrunner chromosome 2, arahy.Tifrunner.gnm2.J5K5, whole genome shotgun sequence, a genomic segment contains:
- the LOC112749795 gene encoding protein NRT1/ PTR FAMILY 8.1, whose product MAGIRNVAEDPVYTDDGTLDIHKRPANKKKTGKWKACRFILGNECCERLAYYGMSTNLVNYLHDRFGLGNAAAANTVITWSGTCYLTPLLGAFLADSYMGRYWTIASFSTIYVIGMSLLTLSAVAPGLKPVCRGISDCHPTTGQTAALFIALYLIALGTGGIKPCVSSFGADQFDENDTIERKKKSSFFNWFYFSINVGALIASSVLVWIQMNVGWGWGFGVPAVAMIIAIIFFFIGSRWYRLQVPGGSPLTRICQVIVAATRKFSVQVPEDKSLLYETSDTESAIKGCRKLEHTKELKCLDKAAVETDSDRLKDLPNPWKLCTVTQVEEFKSVIRLLPVWASLIAFATVYSQMNTMFVLQGNTMDQHIGPKFKIPSASLSLFDTLSVIFWAPVYDRVIVSFARKFTGHERGFTQLQRIGIGLIISIVSMIVAGILEVVRLNMVRKNNYYDLETIPMSIFWQVPQYFLVGAAEVFTNIGQMEFFYGEAPDAMRSLCSALSLTTMALGNYVSTLLVTIVTKVTTSHGRLGWIPDNLNRGHLDYFFWLLTLLSLLNFLVYLWIAKRYKYKRVITNVR is encoded by the exons ATGGCTGGTATACGTAATGTGGCAGAAGATCCCGTGTATACAGATGATGGAACACTTGACATTCATAAAAGACCTGCCAACAAGAAAAAAACTGGAAAGTGGAAGGCGTGCCGGTTTATTCTTG GTAACGAATGTTGCGAAAGATTGGCATACTATGGCATGAGCACGAACCTTGTGAACTATCTCCACGACCGTTTTGGCCTTGGAAATGCTGCTGCTGCAAACACTGTTATAACATGGTCGGGGACGTGCTACCTCACACCATTGCTTGGAGCCTTCTTAGCTGATTCATACATGGGGAGATATTGGACAATAGCCAGCTTCTCAACCATCTATGTCATT GGAATGTCGCTGTTAACATTGTCTGCTGTAGCACCTGGACTGAAGCCTGTGTGTCGCGGTATAAGTGATTGCCATCCAACAACAGGACAAACTGCAGCTCTCTTTATCGCACTCTACTTGATTGCTCTCGGAACTGGCGGTATCAAGCCGTGTGTTTCGTCTTTCGGCGCTGACCAGTTCGACGAAAATGATACCATTGAGAGGAAAAAGAAGAGCTCTTTTTTCAACTGGTTTTACTTTTCCATCAACGTGGGTGCACTCATTGCTTCCTCAGTGCTGGTTTGGATACAAATGAATGTGGGTTGGGGATGGGGTTTTGGAGTCCCTGCGGTTGCCATGATCATTgcaattatatttttcttcattGGTAGTCGATGGTACCGGCTGCAAGTACCTGGTGGCAGCCCTCTTACTAGGATTTGCCAAGTCATAGTCGCCGCCACAAGGAAATTCAGTGTTCAAGTGCCAGAGGATAAGTCTCTTCTTTATGAGACTTCGGATACAGAATCTGCCATCAAAGGATGCCGCAAACTTGAACACACAAAAGAACTTAA ATGTTTGGATAAGGCAGCAGTAGAGACAGATTCCGACCGCCTAAAGGATTTGCCGAATCCATGGAAGCTCTGCACGGTAACACAAGTCGAAGAGTTCAAATCCGTGATTCGCTTGCTCCCAGTTTGGGCTTCACTTATTGCCTTTGCAACTGTCTACTCTCAAATGAACACCATGTTTGTTCTACAAGGCAACACAATGGACCAGCATATTGGTCCAAAATTCAAGATTCCATCAGCCTCCCTCTCCCTTTTCGACACTCTGAGCGTCATCTTTTGGGCACCGGTCTATGACCGCGTCATTGTCTCATTCGCAAGGAAGTTCACCGGACACGAGCGCGGATTCACGCAACTTCAACGGATAGGCATTGGCCTCATCATCTCCATTGTGTCCATGATTGTGGCCGGAATCCTAGAGGTTGTTCGCCTCAACATGGTCCGGAAAAACAACTACTATGATCTCGAAACCATCCCCATGTCGATCTTCTGGCAAGTGCCGCAATATTTCCTCGTCGGAGCTGCGGAAGTCTTCACAAACATCGGTCAGATGGAGTTCTTTTATGGTGAGGCACCTGATGCTATGAGAAGTCTCTGCTCGGCTCTGTCACTAACAACTATGGCCTTGGGAAATTATGTTAGTACCCTTCTTGTTACCATTGTGACAAAAGTTACCACAAGTCATGGAAGGCTTGGTTGGATACCGGACAATCTGAATAGGGGCCATCTTGATTACTTCTTTTGGCTTTTGACCCTCCTCAGCTTGCTCAACTTCCTTGTGTATCTATGGATTGCAAAGAGGTACAAATACAAAAGGGTGATAACAAATGTTCGTTGA